A stretch of Zootoca vivipara chromosome 13, rZooViv1.1, whole genome shotgun sequence DNA encodes these proteins:
- the LOC132593069 gene encoding zinc finger protein OZF-like isoform X7: MKETDSAKLARMEGGRWTVDLVRLPPASLPAASEHSLPGASKEGDSTTLLDGDELERKNKGEGKNRIHIAEKSYKYSECGENIRQSSRSTSHQRKSFVQRDSLTSHKRAQSREKLYQCLECGKSFNRKYSLTSHQRIHTGEKPYRCLECGKSFSRKYSLTSHQRIHTGEKPYHCLDCGKSFHHSSTLTFHQRIHTGEKPYQCFECGKSFCLSGDLTSHQRIHTRQKPFQCFECGKSFGYKNALTSHQRIHTGEKPYPCLECGKSFRQSGGLTSHQRIHTGEKPYQCLECGKSFSQNAHFTSHQRIHTGEKPYQCSDCGKSFSQSSSLTSHQRIHTGQKPYQCFECGKSFTNSSSLTSHQRIHTGQKPYQCFECGKSFRKSSHLTSHQRIHTGEKPYQCSDCGKCFRQKEILTSHQRIHTGQKPYQCFECGKSFTNSSNLTSHQRIHTGEKPYQCSDCGKCFRQKENLTSHQRIHTGQKPYQCFECGKSFRKSSHLTSHQRIHTEEKQKTKSNIAKNTIV; encoded by the coding sequence atggtgatgaattggaaaggaagaacaagggggaagggaagaacagaATCCACATAGCAGAGAAGTCAtataaatattcagagtgtggagagaacatccgtcAGAGCTCCCGGTCCACCTCCCATCAAAGAAAGAGCTTCGTTCAGAGGGATAGCCTCACTTCACACAAAAGAGCACAGAGTAGGGAGAAAttgtatcagtgcttggaatgtgggaagagcttcaatcgGAAATATAGTCTCACttcgcatcaaagaattcatacaggggagaaaccctatcggtgcttggaatgtggaaaaagcttcagtcggAAATATAGTCTCACttcgcatcaaagaattcatacaggggagaaaccctatcactgcttagactgtggaaagagcttccatcACAGCTCCactctcactttccatcaaagaattcatacaggggagaaaccctatcagtgctttgaatgtggaaagagcttttgtctgagtggtgatctcacttcccatcagagaattcatacacggcagaaaccctttcagtgcttcgaatgtggaaaaagcttcggTTATAAGAACGCTCTCacatcccatcaaagaattcatacaggggagaagccatatccgtgcttggaatgtggaaagagctttcgtcagaGTGgtggtctcacttcccatcaaagaattcatacaggggaaaaaccatatcagtgcttggaatgtggaaagagcttcagtcaaaacgcccatttcacttcccatcaaagaattcatacaggggagaaaccctatcagtgctcagactgtggaaagagcttcagtcagagttcttctctcacttcccatcaaagaattcatacagggcagaaaccctatcagtgcttcgaatgtggaaagagcttcactaatagctcctctctcacttcccatcaaagaattcatacagggcagaaaccctatcagtgcttcgaatgtggaaagagcttcaggaaaagctcccatctcacttcccatcaaagaattcatacaggggaaaaaccctatcagtgctcagACTGTGGAAAATGCTTCCGTCAGAAGGAaattctcacttcccatcaaagaattcatacagggcagaaaccctatcagtgcttcgaatgtggaaagagcttcactaatagctccaatctcacttcccatcaaagaattcatacaggggaaaaaccctatcagtgctcagACTGTGGAAAATGCTTCCGTCAGAAGgaaaatctcacttcccatcaaagaattcatacagggcagaaaccctatcagtgcttcgaatgtggaaagagcttcaggaaaagctcccatctcacttcccatcaaagaattcatacagaggaaaaacaaaaaaccaaaagtaATATAGCAAAAAACACAATTGTATAG
- the LOC132593069 gene encoding zinc finger protein OZF-like isoform X8, which yields MRSVQVKMLLFVSQRRQGRCCKEALRKEVKEENRGIMDPLSKTPDGDELERKNKGEGKNRIHIAEKSYKYSECGENIRQSSRSTSHQRKSFVQRDSLTSHKRAQSREKLYQCLECGKSFNRKYSLTSHQRIHTGEKPYRCLECGKSFSRKYSLTSHQRIHTGEKPYHCLDCGKSFHHSSTLTFHQRIHTGEKPYQCFECGKSFCLSGDLTSHQRIHTRQKPFQCFECGKSFGYKNALTSHQRIHTGEKPYPCLECGKSFRQSGGLTSHQRIHTGEKPYQCLECGKSFSQNAHFTSHQRIHTGEKPYQCSDCGKSFSQSSSLTSHQRIHTGQKPYQCFECGKSFTNSSSLTSHQRIHTGQKPYQCFECGKSFRKSSHLTSHQRIHTGEKPYQCSDCGKCFRQKEILTSHQRIHTGQKPYQCFECGKSFTNSSNLTSHQRIHTGEKPYQCSDCGKCFRQKENLTSHQRIHTGQKPYQCFECGKSFRKSSHLTSHQRIHTEEKQKTKSNIAKNTIV from the coding sequence atggtgatgaattggaaaggaagaacaagggggaagggaagaacagaATCCACATAGCAGAGAAGTCAtataaatattcagagtgtggagagaacatccgtcAGAGCTCCCGGTCCACCTCCCATCAAAGAAAGAGCTTCGTTCAGAGGGATAGCCTCACTTCACACAAAAGAGCACAGAGTAGGGAGAAAttgtatcagtgcttggaatgtgggaagagcttcaatcgGAAATATAGTCTCACttcgcatcaaagaattcatacaggggagaaaccctatcggtgcttggaatgtggaaaaagcttcagtcggAAATATAGTCTCACttcgcatcaaagaattcatacaggggagaaaccctatcactgcttagactgtggaaagagcttccatcACAGCTCCactctcactttccatcaaagaattcatacaggggagaaaccctatcagtgctttgaatgtggaaagagcttttgtctgagtggtgatctcacttcccatcagagaattcatacacggcagaaaccctttcagtgcttcgaatgtggaaaaagcttcggTTATAAGAACGCTCTCacatcccatcaaagaattcatacaggggagaagccatatccgtgcttggaatgtggaaagagctttcgtcagaGTGgtggtctcacttcccatcaaagaattcatacaggggaaaaaccatatcagtgcttggaatgtggaaagagcttcagtcaaaacgcccatttcacttcccatcaaagaattcatacaggggagaaaccctatcagtgctcagactgtggaaagagcttcagtcagagttcttctctcacttcccatcaaagaattcatacagggcagaaaccctatcagtgcttcgaatgtggaaagagcttcactaatagctcctctctcacttcccatcaaagaattcatacagggcagaaaccctatcagtgcttcgaatgtggaaagagcttcaggaaaagctcccatctcacttcccatcaaagaattcatacaggggaaaaaccctatcagtgctcagACTGTGGAAAATGCTTCCGTCAGAAGGAaattctcacttcccatcaaagaattcatacagggcagaaaccctatcagtgcttcgaatgtggaaagagcttcactaatagctccaatctcacttcccatcaaagaattcatacaggggaaaaaccctatcagtgctcagACTGTGGAAAATGCTTCCGTCAGAAGgaaaatctcacttcccatcaaagaattcatacagggcagaaaccctatcagtgcttcgaatgtggaaagagcttcaggaaaagctcccatctcacttcccatcaaagaattcatacagaggaaaaacaaaaaaccaaaagtaATATAGCAAAAAACACAATTGTATAG